In the Paenibacillus sp. FSL R7-0337 genome, CTATGTGTTCTCCTTCTTCTTCGTGCTCTACTCCATGAGCGCCTTCCTGCAATCGCGCAAGCGGGAGTTCGGGCTGATGATGATGCATGGCATGACGGTCCGGCAGCTGCGGCGGATGATCTTTCTGGAGAATATGATCGTCGGGTCAGGCGCGACGGTCAGCGGCATTGGACTAGGCCTTATCTTTGCCAAAGGAATTCTGCTTGCCGGGGAGAATGTGCTTGCGCTTAATGAGCCACTGCAATTCTATTTCCCGTTCAAGGCGATGGTGCTGACACTGATCTCCTTCCTGCTACTATTCGTCCTGATCTCCCTGTTCATCTCTACGGTGCTGCGCAGCGGCAAGCTGATCACGCTCATCCATTCAAACCGTCAGCCCAAGCCGGAGCCGAAGGCCTCGCTTCTGCTGTCTTTGCTGGTGGTAACGCTGCTGGGAATCAGCTACTTCCTGTCCCTTCGGGCGAGTGGTCTGAGTGTGGTGTTGTTGCTCGCGCCGGTGGTCATTATGGTGTCGATCGGTACCTATCTGCTATTCACACAGCTCAGTGTGTACCTGATCCGTAAGCTGAAGGCGCGTGAGCAGCTATTCTGGCGCAGAACCAATATGCTGCTGCTCTCTGATCTTTCCTACCGGATGAAGGACAACGCACGTTCCTTTTTCCTGGTCGCCATCATCTCTACCGTATCCTTCAGCGCGATAGGAGCCCTGTACGGATTCCAGTCGATGATAAACGGAGCGCTTACGCAGAAGAACCCTTATCTGTTCACCTATCAGTCCCTGGACGGGGACAGCAAGGCACAGTCCCATATACAGCTAATTGACCAAAGCCTGGGCAAAGCCGGGATTGCTGCCGAAAAAATGAGTCTGAAGCTTAACTATTATAAGGCTGCAGATAGCGTCCAGACACTGGTTCTGGTGAAGCAATCCGAATACAACAGCGTAGCCGGGCTGCTGGGGCTAAATCCCATCCGGCTTACCGCAGGGAAAGCAGCCGTTGTAGATTTCGGCCTGTCCCGCGAGGGGGAAGAGATGCTCAATCAGCCGGTCGAGCTGCAGCCAGGAATCGTCATCGAGGCGGATCAGGCTGTCGTATCTTGGGCCGTACGGGGAGTCAGCGGTTATTACGTCGTCCCCGATGAGTGGACCCGCAAGCTTGGACAGCCGCTCAAAGTGAGCCGTTATTATGCATGGCACGGTGCGATTGGACAGCCGGGAGCAGAGAAGGCAGGTGCAAAGCTGACAAATGAGCTTCCCTATGATGAGCAGTATATTTTTTATGCGCTCGAGTATTTAACCTCCAAGACCAATGACAGCTTTGGCCCCGTGATGTTCATCGGTTTTTTTGTCGGAATCGTATTTTTTGTCTCTGCCGGCAGCTTTCTCTATTTCCGGCTGTACAGCGATCTGGATGAGGATAAGCAGAAGTTCAAGGCCATCTCCAAGCTGGGGCTGAGTGACAAAGAGCTGGGCCGGATATTGAACCGCCAGATCAGCCTGCTCTTCTTCGCCCCGATCGTTGTCGCGCTTGTGCATGGAGCCGTTGCCCTTACCGCACTGTCACATATGTTCCAATACTCCATATTCAGGGAGTCCCTGCTTGTGCTGGGCCTGTTCTTCTTCATTCAGGTGATCTACTTCTTCATTGTCCGCCTGTTCTACACGAGGCAGATCCGGTCGGCGCTGGCCGGATAGACGGCCGCGCAAGGCAAAGAAGCCGCCCCGTAAGGGAGCGGCTTCTTTGCCTTATCCATGATATATCTCTAATCGCACCGGTCCGCAGGAGAGCACCCATTCCCCTTATGGCATCACCGAGAACGTGATGTCGTCGAACAGCAGATAGGCGAAGCCGCTGGCGTAGAAGCCGACCTTGCCGGACGGGCGGTGGCCCGGATCGCTGCCGGAGAGCCTTGGTGCGCCGTCTACAAATACGGCGATGTCCCCGCCCTTCGCCGTTACCTTCACCGCATACTCCGTATCCGGCTGCAGGTCATGTCCAGGCAGCACAGTCTCGGTCAGCTTCTGCCAGGCCGTGTCATACAAGATCCAGGCCGAAGAACCATCTGCGCGGGTCCGGTACCCGATACGGGTAGAGCCACTGCTGTCCTGGCGGTCGAAGATGTATAGGATGCCGTTATCCGGCATCACGGCGGGCGTCTTCAACTTGAACTCCAGCTGATAGGCGGTGAAGCTGCGGTCGAGCAGTCCGGTGGCACCGTTCAGCAGCTTATATCTGCGGTTGCCGTCCGAATCAGCGGCAATGCTGCGGTTCGGGTCCACCGGCCAGCCGTTGCCCCCGTTCTCGAAGTCTGTCTCATGCATGATATTGGAAACCGTTACGGCAATATCGGCTGTAATCAGCGGATTGGCCGTTGAGACCACCGTGATCACGGTCTGTCCTTCATATACGGCGCTCACAACGCCCGTACTGTTCACTGTTGCTACAGCCGGGTTAGCAGACTGCCAGGTCACCCCAGTATCCGGCGTATCCGCAGGATCGAAGGAGACTTGCAGCTGCTGCTGCTCCCCTGCGGCCAGACGCACGTTATTCTCTGCCGGAATAATCCCGGCCAGCGTTGTCGTCAGCTCCCTGAACTGAATGTC is a window encoding:
- a CDS encoding ABC transporter permease, yielding MTFRQFAFRNVSRNKRLYTAYFLSSMFTVMVFFTFSIFAYHPVLSGEHIQSSAALALSVSKWVIYVFSFFFVLYSMSAFLQSRKREFGLMMMHGMTVRQLRRMIFLENMIVGSGATVSGIGLGLIFAKGILLAGENVLALNEPLQFYFPFKAMVLTLISFLLLFVLISLFISTVLRSGKLITLIHSNRQPKPEPKASLLLSLLVVTLLGISYFLSLRASGLSVVLLLAPVVIMVSIGTYLLFTQLSVYLIRKLKAREQLFWRRTNMLLLSDLSYRMKDNARSFFLVAIISTVSFSAIGALYGFQSMINGALTQKNPYLFTYQSLDGDSKAQSHIQLIDQSLGKAGIAAEKMSLKLNYYKAADSVQTLVLVKQSEYNSVAGLLGLNPIRLTAGKAAVVDFGLSREGEEMLNQPVELQPGIVIEADQAVVSWAVRGVSGYYVVPDEWTRKLGQPLKVSRYYAWHGAIGQPGAEKAGAKLTNELPYDEQYIFYALEYLTSKTNDSFGPVMFIGFFVGIVFFVSAGSFLYFRLYSDLDEDKQKFKAISKLGLSDKELGRILNRQISLLFFAPIVVALVHGAVALTALSHMFQYSIFRESLLVLGLFFFIQVIYFFIVRLFYTRQIRSALAG